Genomic window (Fodinibius sp. Rm-B-1B1-1):
CGGGTACGCTCAATATTATTGATATGAGTGCGATGCTGCCGCAGGTAATAGGACATTCATCAGTCATTGCAGCCATCATATTAATGGTTATAGGTATTGGCGTAAAAGCGGCGTTATTCCCGTTACACGGCTGGCTACCCGATTCTTATACTTATGCTTCATCAACATCATCAGCTATAATTGCCCCTATTGGCACCAAGGTAGCGGCCTACATTCTATTTCGTGTTGTTTTATTTCTATTCGGAGTAGAGCTGATTGATGCTGCACTGCCGGTGACAACAGTTATTGGGATTTTTGCAGGTATTGGCATCCTCTACGGTTCTATCATGGCTATTGCGCAAAGCGAACTCAAGAAAATGTTGGCCTACAGCAGTGTTTCCCAGATTGGATATATCATTATGGGCTTAAGCCTGGCTAATCCCTTTGGATTTATTGGCGCCATTTTGCACGTATTAAATCACGCGTTGATGAAGGCGCTCTTATTTCTGGTATCCGGAAGCATGCGACTGAAAGAAGGTCACTCGCTGATTACAAAATTTGATGATAGTTATCGCAAAAAATACCCGTGGACCATGGCTGCTTTTACTACGGCAGCGATCTCGATGGTTGGCTTGCCTCCACTGGCAGGATTCTTTAGCAAGTGGTACCTCGCGTTGGGGACCATTGAAAATAGCAGTTGGTTATTATTAGCTGTGATTCTGATTAGTTCGCTGCTTAATGCGGTGTATTTCTTCCGAATTTTAGAAAAAGTGTATTTGCGAAATCCCGAGGCAGAACAAGCATCTGAAATTGAATCTCCCGCAGTACAAAAGAACGAAGTGGGCTTCAGTATGATGATGCCCATGGGGGTCATGGCACTCGGATTGTTAATTGTCGGTATTTTCAATGCCTACATCGTTGATATTATTGTAACAATGTTCCCGGCAGGATTTTAATCTAAGTATTTATTTAGCAACATGGAGCTTACGTATATCCCTTTATTAGCAGTGTTGGTATCGCTTGCCGCGGTGCCGTTTATATTGCTGAGTTCTAACAAGCCGAATCTTCGTGAATTCTGGACGATAGCAGCTGGAGTAATCAAATTCCTGCTTGTCCTTACGCTTGTTCCCTCAGCCTTAGATGGTGAAACCGTCAAAATTACGCTCTTGGAGATTGCTCCCAATCTACCGTTGGTGCTCGAAGCTGATTCTTTTGGTGTATTTTTTGCAATTATTGCTTCGGGCTTATGGATATTTACGTCCTTTTATTCTATCGGCTATATGCGGGGACATGACGAGAAAAAACAAACCCGCTACTTTGCCAGCTTCGCCATTTGTCTATCTTCAACAATCGGGATCGCCTTTTCAGGTAATCTGCTGACCTTCATTATCTTTTATGAGATGCTGACTCTGGCTACTTATCCGTTGGTCATCCACAGCGAAAACAAAAAAGCCATTGCAGCCGGGCGAAAATATTTAACATACACCCTTACAGCCGGACTCTTACTTATTGCTGCAGCGGGAATCACTTACTCTATTACTGGAACGCTCGATTTCCAGGCCGGCGGTATTTTTGGCGATGTTGAACTATCGCACTCAATGGCCGTAACGATTTTCTTGCTCTTTTTAGGCGGTGTTGGGGTAAAAGCAGGCATTATGCCACTACACAGCTGGTTACCTTCAGCAATGGCAGCCCCTACTCCCGTTAGTGCCCTGCTCCACGCAGTGGCCGTAGTAAAATCCGGAGTGTTTGGCGTTATTCGCGTGATAGGATTTATCTTTGGTCCCGATGTTATGGCAACCTTTGGACTCAATGAAATTTTGATGGTCTTGGCAGGCTTTACCGTTATTGTAGCATCACTATTAGCTTTTGCCCAAGACAACCTTAAACGACGATTGGCCTACTCAACAGTAGGACATCTGTCTTACATTGTGTTAGGTGCGGCCCTGCTAACCGAAACAGGACTGATTGGTAGCATCATGCATATTTCAACACACGCTACCATGAAAATTACCCTGTTTTTCTGTGCCGGTGCTATTATGGTAAATCTGCACAAAAAGGATATTAGCAACATGAACGGCATTGCCAGTGTTATGCCGTGGACAATGGGAGCCTTTACGATTGGCTCTATGGGATTGGCCGGCATTCCCCCCATTAATGGATTTGTAAGTAAATGGTACCTTGGAGCCGGTGTCTTAGAAGGCGACATGATGATTCCACTTATCATATTAGTAATTAGTGGATTGCTGAATGTGGGATATTTCTTTCCCATTATTCATCGAGCGTATTTTAAGAAAGGCGGTCCAGAACTTGAAGGCCACACCGAGGCCTCGCCTTTCATGGTCGTTCCGCTCACAGGTACCGCAATACTTTCGGTATTATTTGGGATTTATCCCGACCTGTTTTTCAACTTTTTTGACTTAGCAACAGAAATAGCTTCAACCATTTTTTAACACTTGTACCTATGAAGAAGTGGCATTGGATAGCGCTTGGCATCGTTTTTCTCATCAGTTTAATACTGGAGTTTACTTTTTTAGCTGATTATGACTCCCACTGGTGGAACCACATCCCGGCTTTTTATGCCATCTGGGGATTTGTGGGATGCGTTGCTATCATCTACATCTCAAAATGGTTAGGCAAATTTTTCATTTTAAGCGACGAAGATTACTATGATCGTTGAGCTTCTTTCAGTACCAGCAATAATACTTATTTTAGGGGCATTTCTGCTTCCGCTGATCCCGGAACGCATACGCAGTTCCGCATTTATACTATTTCCATTGATCGCATTGGGCGTACTGTGGACACTCCCTGAAGGAAGCTTAGTTCAACTGCCTTTTGCCAGTTATGAGCTGCACCTGCTTACCGTGGATGCCCTAAGTCGTATCTTTGGGACGATTTTTGTAATGATTGCCATTATTGGTGGTATTTACGCTTTTCATATCAAAGACCTTGGCCAGCAGACTTCTGCCCTTGCGTATGCCGGTGGGGCCCTTGGTGTTACCTTTGCCGGTGATTTCTTTAGCCTATTCTTCTTCTGGGAGATCATGGCTGCCGCTTCAACCTGGTTGATCTGGGCCCGACAAACTGAAGCTTCTGACAAGGCTGGAATGCGATATGTTCTTGTTCATATTTTTGGCGGTGGCCTGTTTATGACTGGGATTTTACTGCACCTTAACGGAGGCGGATCATTCCTTATCGAAAGTTTAGAACAGACCTATACCGTCGCTAATGTTTTCATGCTGCTGGGGGTTGGGTTGAACTCAGCGATTCCTCCCTTGCACGCTTGGTTAGCTGATGCTTATCCGAAAGCAACCATTACCGGTGCTGTATTTATGAGTGCTTTCACCACAAAATCAGCGGTCTATGTATTAATTCGATTATTCCCCGGCTGGGATATCTTAATCTACTGGGGAGTAGCCATGGCGCTTTACGGAGTCGTTTACGCGGTACTTGTAAACGACATCCGCGAAATTCTGGCCTATCACATTGTCAGTCAGGTTGGGTATATGGTAGCCGGTGTTGGCATTGGTACCGAAATGGCCATCAATGGAACTACGGCACATGCCTTTAGTCATATCCTATACAAGTCACTACTATTTATGGGAGCCGGTGCCGTTATTTATGCGACCGGCAAAAGCAAGCTTACAGAACTTGGAGGATTTGCCAAGAAGATGCCAGTAGTTGTAGGCTTGTATATGATCGGAGCTTTTTCTATCTCCGGATTCCCCTTCTTTAATGGATTTATCAGTAAGTCAATGGTGGTAAGTGCTGCCGGTGCAGCTCACCTCCCGACGATTATGTTACTGCTTATTTTGGCATCAGTTGGTACGTTCTTACACACCGGCCTCAAACTTCCATACTTCACTTGGTTTGGTGAAAAGAAGAGTGATTTTAGCGTCTCCGACGTCCCATTAAACATGAAGATAGCAATGGGTATGGGCGCCTTTTTCTGTACGCTATTCGGCGTTTATCCCGCTCTGCTGTACAACTATCTACCCTACGCTGTTGACTATACGCCCTACACCATCTACCACTTTGTGGAGATGATGCAGATACTGGTATTTACTTTTGTAGGATTCTGGTTACTCCGCAAAAAGCTGGAAGGGTCACCACACATCGCCATTGATACAGATTGGTTCTATCGCCGTCCGGCTGATGCAGTTCAATATGCTTTTGTAGAACTTCCCAACCGTTTTTATGGCTTTGTTGAGCAACGTTCTCTCAAAATTGCAGGGGGACTATCACGCTTTTCCAAAAATCCACTGCAGCTGTTACCATTCGGCTCGTCCAACCCTGATGGGAAGAAAGAAATCAAATCAGACGACTTCTCGGCTTCCATTGGTGCGGCCCTGGCATTTATCCTTTTCGGATTTATCGTCGCCAGCTTAGTAGTCTTATTATAGTCTAAATTGACAAAGGAATAGCAACCAAAGCTCTTGTCTTTTTACTTAAGCCTAACTATGGTTAAAAGTTGGGCTTAAGTTCTCTCCCCTCTTGTTTAATCTGGTCTTGCTCGATTTTATCCCAAATAAAAAAGCTGCATCATCCAGTCCTACACCAGACCAAATAATGCAGCTCTTTTTTATTCCTTTGTGTTATTTACCCTTCTTCTGATTTTCGCCATTCTTTAACGGCTTCTATATCCTCTGTTTCACCGATGATAGAAAGTTCGTCATCTTCTTTAATAATCGTGTGTCCATGAGGAATATTGATCTCTCCATTGCGTTTTATGATCGTTATCAAACTCTCACCTGGCAAATCAATTTCTTTAATACTCTTGCCTAT
Coding sequences:
- a CDS encoding complex I subunit 5 family protein: MIGSEIPALIPITYILFAILIPVIGLWKRKVTWHLALLGSGIATALSAYGLIYLLQTGETIRYFFGGWSPPIGIEFVYDGLAAFIVLVINAIAFLVLIHSKKISQNEFPGKLTGYFAVAMLMMLGFNGMVLTGDLFNLYVFLEISSLSSYALIAIGEKRAPYAAFRYLIIGTVGGSLYLLGVGFLYTVTGTLNIIDMSAMLPQVIGHSSVIAAIILMVIGIGVKAALFPLHGWLPDSYTYASSTSSAIIAPIGTKVAAYILFRVVLFLFGVELIDAALPVTTVIGIFAGIGILYGSIMAIAQSELKKMLAYSSVSQIGYIIMGLSLANPFGFIGAILHVLNHALMKALLFLVSGSMRLKEGHSLITKFDDSYRKKYPWTMAAFTTAAISMVGLPPLAGFFSKWYLALGTIENSSWLLLAVILISSLLNAVYFFRILEKVYLRNPEAEQASEIESPAVQKNEVGFSMMMPMGVMALGLLIVGIFNAYIVDIIVTMFPAGF
- a CDS encoding monovalent cation/H+ antiporter subunit D family protein yields the protein MELTYIPLLAVLVSLAAVPFILLSSNKPNLREFWTIAAGVIKFLLVLTLVPSALDGETVKITLLEIAPNLPLVLEADSFGVFFAIIASGLWIFTSFYSIGYMRGHDEKKQTRYFASFAICLSSTIGIAFSGNLLTFIIFYEMLTLATYPLVIHSENKKAIAAGRKYLTYTLTAGLLLIAAAGITYSITGTLDFQAGGIFGDVELSHSMAVTIFLLFLGGVGVKAGIMPLHSWLPSAMAAPTPVSALLHAVAVVKSGVFGVIRVIGFIFGPDVMATFGLNEILMVLAGFTVIVASLLAFAQDNLKRRLAYSTVGHLSYIVLGAALLTETGLIGSIMHISTHATMKITLFFCAGAIMVNLHKKDISNMNGIASVMPWTMGAFTIGSMGLAGIPPINGFVSKWYLGAGVLEGDMMIPLIILVISGLLNVGYFFPIIHRAYFKKGGPELEGHTEASPFMVVPLTGTAILSVLFGIYPDLFFNFFDLATEIASTIF
- a CDS encoding Na(+)/H(+) antiporter subunit D encodes the protein MIVELLSVPAIILILGAFLLPLIPERIRSSAFILFPLIALGVLWTLPEGSLVQLPFASYELHLLTVDALSRIFGTIFVMIAIIGGIYAFHIKDLGQQTSALAYAGGALGVTFAGDFFSLFFFWEIMAAASTWLIWARQTEASDKAGMRYVLVHIFGGGLFMTGILLHLNGGGSFLIESLEQTYTVANVFMLLGVGLNSAIPPLHAWLADAYPKATITGAVFMSAFTTKSAVYVLIRLFPGWDILIYWGVAMALYGVVYAVLVNDIREILAYHIVSQVGYMVAGVGIGTEMAINGTTAHAFSHILYKSLLFMGAGAVIYATGKSKLTELGGFAKKMPVVVGLYMIGAFSISGFPFFNGFISKSMVVSAAGAAHLPTIMLLLILASVGTFLHTGLKLPYFTWFGEKKSDFSVSDVPLNMKIAMGMGAFFCTLFGVYPALLYNYLPYAVDYTPYTIYHFVEMMQILVFTFVGFWLLRKKLEGSPHIAIDTDWFYRRPADAVQYAFVELPNRFYGFVEQRSLKIAGGLSRFSKNPLQLLPFGSSNPDGKKEIKSDDFSASIGAALAFILFGFIVASLVVLL